In Trifolium pratense cultivar HEN17-A07 linkage group LG7, ARS_RC_1.1, whole genome shotgun sequence, a genomic segment contains:
- the LOC123899461 gene encoding transcription factor bHLH30-like: MEMDDFSSTRINDSCFQGVMGNGYGLSSSSSSLVLDRERGELVEAAVKMERKGVSPERSIEALKNHSEAERRRRARINSHLDTLRSVIPGANKLDKASLLAEVITHLKELKTNAAQASEGLMIPKDNDEIRVESQEGGLNGFPYSIVASLCCDYKPGLLSDIRQALDALQLMIIRAEIATLEGRMKNVFVIISCKEQKFEDAEYRQFLAGSVHQALRSVLDRFSVSQGVLETRKRRRISIFSSSSLGDFL; this comes from the exons atggAAATGGATGATTTTTCTTCAACTAGAATCAATGATAGTTGTTTCCAAGGTGTAATGGGAAATGGGTATGgtttatcttcttcttcttcttctcttgtttTGGATAGAGAAAGAGGAGAACTTGTTGAAGCTGCTGTGAAAATGGAACGAAAGGGTGTTTCACCTGAGAGAAGTATTGAAGCTTTGAAGAATCATAGTGAAGCTGAGAggagaagaagagcaagaaTTAATTCACATCTTGATACTCTTCGTAGTGTTATTCCAGGTGCTAATAAg TTGGACAAAGCATCCTTACTAGCTGAAGTTATTACACATTTGAAAGAGCTGAAAACAAATGCAGCACAAGCAAGTGAAGGATTAATGATACCAAAAGACAATGATGAGATAAGAGTTGAATCACAAGAAGGTGGCTTAAATGGTTTTCCTTATTCAATTGTGGCATCGCTATGTTGTGATTACAAACCAGGTTTATTGTCTGATATAAGACAAGCACTTGATGCACTTCAGCTTATGATAATAAGGGCTGAGATTGCAACTTTAGAAGGTAGAATGAAGAATGTGTTTGTCATAATTAGCTGCAAAGAACAGAAGTTCGAAGATGCTGAGTATCGACAGTTTCTTGCTGGATCGGTTCATCAAGCTCTTAGATCTGTACTTGATAGATTTTCTGTTTCACAAGGTGTTTTAGAAACTAGAAAGAGAAGAAGGATTTCTATATTCAGTTCTTCATCTTTAGGAGATTTCTTataa